A stretch of Geotrypetes seraphini chromosome 2, aGeoSer1.1, whole genome shotgun sequence DNA encodes these proteins:
- the LOC117354834 gene encoding histamine H3 receptor-like, with translation MLSLITVLGNTLVILAFVVDKNLRNHSCYFLLNLAVCDILVGALFINVFIPYTLTGRWTAGTVACKFWLIMDSTLCVSSVYSIVLISHDRFLSVTKAVAYKVLQRTNNATRNALPKIGAAWGIAFLYSFIPVILWDSGTSNVPEQCVYDFLNAWEIMISCLVLFFYLPFISVIYFNLSIYWNIRKRRHKKHMLNLPRKKDQATVFFIKERNLSEEDPLSPSYYVAEEQKPFSMEQTQNQTSLTGKPKESIRQQSNTKNQNASHLSKLEKDKQIAKSLAIIVGVYFICWGPYGLLFLISAISQCICVDHSWDPLTTEHWDLGLAPMCEVQIQCGSI, from the exons ATGTTGAGTTTAATAACGGTGCTAGGGAATACACTAGTCATTCTAGCTTTTGTTGTGGACAAGAACCTCAGAAATCACAGCTGTTACTTTCTTTTAAACTTAGCGGTCTGCGACATTCTTGTGG GAGCTTTATTCATTAATGTTTT TATACCTTACACGCTAACTGGAAGATGGACTGCTGGAACGGTTGCTTGTAAATTTTGGTTAATCATGGATTCGACTTTGTGCGTATCTTCAGTGTACAGCATTGTGCTCATCAGCCACGATCGTTTTTTATCTGTGACTAAGGCT GTTGCCTACAAGGTCTTACAAAGAACGAACAATGCGACTAGAAATGCATTGCCCAAAATAGGGGCTGCCTGGGGCATAGcgtttctttattcatttattccAGTGATATTATGGGATAGTGGAACCAGCAATGTTCCTGAGCAATGTGTGTATGATTTTTTAAATGCCTGGGAAATTATGATTAGCTGTTtggtattatttttttatttaccatTTATCAGTGTCATATACTTCAATTTAAGCATCTACTGGAATATAAGAAAACGAAGACACAAAAAACACATGTTGAATTTGCCAAGAAAAAAGGATCAGGcaactgttttctttataaaagAAAGAAATCTGTCTGAAGAAGACCCTTTATCACCTTCTTATTATGTGGCAGAGGAACAGAAGCCATTTTCTATGGAGCAGACTCAGAATCAGACTTCACTCACTGGAAAACCCAAAGAATCAATCAGGCAGCAAAGCAATACCAAAAATCAGAATGCCTCTCATCTTTCTAAACTTGAAAAGGATAAACAAATTGCAAAGTCTCTTGCAATAATTGTGGGTGTCTATTTTATTTGCTGGGGACCATATGGACTGCTTTTCCTAATAAGTGCAATCAGCCAATGTATATGTGTGGATCACTCTTG